In Stigmatopora argus isolate UIUO_Sarg chromosome 17, RoL_Sarg_1.0, whole genome shotgun sequence, the following are encoded in one genomic region:
- the map3k8 gene encoding mitogen-activated protein kinase kinase kinase 8 isoform X2, which produces MDRDDEVGHFGSQQDGQTDVAGNVRYGTVTDLLSFVNMISNIQAKPLQQLPEEMGVLLNKKDMLIKNGHYKINKDVLLFPWQLAYKNRGSDLVPKGSFGKVHLAQDIMTRKRMACKLIPKENFNGAEVEFQARFCHENIAQLYGVLLWEQNVHLFMEAGEGGSVLEKIDSCGPMREFEIIWVTKHILRALEYLHSHNVIHHDVKPSNIVLMSDKAVLVDFGLTVQMTEDLYIPRDLRGTEMYMSPELVFCRGHDTKTDIYSLGTTIIHMQTGNPPWVKRYPRTAYPSYLYIIHKQAPPLEDIAENCSPTMRSFLERALEKNPILRRSASELLKEEAINPPKEDQPRCWSLESALEEANHAMLYQQTSQEDTTEGSSLYAEVSGPLKRNGSLYLDLGALSGYAPMLTGSPMSEYG; this is translated from the exons GATGAGGTTGGACATTTTGGGAGTCAGCAAGACGGCCAAACTGATGTGGCTGGGAATGTCCGGTACGGGACGGTGACGGACCTGCTGTCTTTTGTCAACATGATCTCTAACATACAAGCAAAACCCTTGCAGCAGCTGCCTGAGGAAATGGGAGTCCTACTAAACAAA AAAGATATGTTGATAAAAAACGGGCACTATAAGATCAACAAGGATGTGCTCCTTTTTCCCTGGCAATTGGCCTACAAGAATCGTGGCTCTGACCTTGTACCTAAGGGCTCCTTTGGGAAAGTTCATCTAGCCCAGGACATCATGACTCGGAAGAGAATGGCTTGTAAATTG ATCCCCAAGGAAAATTTTAATGGCGCCGAAGTAGAGTTCCAAGCTCGCTTCTGCCATGAGAACATCGCCCAACTCTATGGGGTTTTGTTATGGGAACAGAATGTCCATCTCTTCATGGAGGCTGGGGAAGGCGGCTCGGTCTTGGAGAAGATCGACAGCTGTGGACCAATGAGAGAGTTTGAGATTATCTGGGTGACCAAGCATATTCTTCGGGCCTTGGAATACCTGCACTCGCATAATGTCATCCATCATGATGTTAAAC CCAGTAACATTGTCCTAATGTCAGACAAGGCTGTCCTGGTTGACTTTGGCCTGACTGTGCAAATGACTGAAGACTTGTATATTCCGAGAGACCTGAGAGGAACAGAG ATGTACATGAGTCCTGAGCTGGTTTTTTGCCGTGGACATGATACTAAAACAGATATATACAGCCTGGGTACGACCATCATTCACATGCAGACTGGCAATCCTCCATGGGTTAAAAGATATCCACGCACCGCCTACCCATCATATCTCTACATT ATTCACAAGCAAGCACCTCCTCTAGAGGACATAGCAGAAAACTGCAGCCCAACCATGCGCTCTTTTCTGGAACGAGCTCTGGAGAAGAACCCCATTCTTAGGAGGTCTGCCTCAGAACTGTTGAAGGAGGAGGCCATCAACCCACCCAAAGAGGACCAACCCCGATGCTGGAGTCTCGAATCAGCTCTGGAAGAAGCCAACCATGCCATGCTGTACCAGCAGACCTCACAAGAAGACACCACAGAAG gctCTTCACTCTATGCTGAAGTCTCTGGCCCCCTAAAGAGGAATGGCTCCTTATACCTGGACCTGGGGGCCTTGTCTGGGTATGCCCCAATGTTGACAGGGTCCCCTATGTCAGAATATGGCTAA